A genomic segment from Candidatus Krumholzibacteriia bacterium encodes:
- a CDS encoding YaiO family outer membrane beta-barrel protein gives MNSRTESSHRGYRGGLIPVHRALNHLELRKRDGALGVLFVIALVVGWAVAWPFVVRAWAAIGRFAFEVLGVPAQVPVITRAFAFGVELTVPRFDVAAALPTTAQWNVGLGVVAVVLLVSIFLPTRSLPLVYLLRLLAAVQVSSQIVFALFAPAFPYDVGGMTETLLLANLFVIGLVPVIMGFAYNPLAYGWSQRLAAALLPMAHLAVTVPLLYVAHAWILHHGSLLWMPLLFWAFGLVLSVFSIVAFYGWAVSWPHAVRARPRRRLRQPRVLGTVLLTLVVVPATAAADDTVESIQLGLDVGRYTEDLGGAESGFVAYTRERSGVDRWRFDLGFASRFDDTGLGVGASYGRHLGANTLVSAGLSTGGGDVVQPDLRFDMGLRRTALLDGRLLVDLGYTHIENKGDNSSDGVGAGLLYSLGGGWSVGADGRVDIGQPGDTQGHTVAVSLLYGIYRKLYLSARAETGRVAYLLVGPSDALVEFDSRGLRLGATWYVQEDRGVGVEFSVLDTEVYDLTNVGLRAFREW, from the coding sequence GTGAACTCGAGGACCGAGTCGAGCCATCGTGGCTACCGGGGCGGACTGATTCCGGTCCACCGCGCACTCAACCACCTGGAGCTGCGCAAGCGCGACGGCGCGCTCGGCGTGCTGTTCGTGATCGCGCTCGTGGTGGGCTGGGCCGTGGCGTGGCCCTTCGTGGTCCGGGCGTGGGCGGCGATCGGCCGCTTCGCCTTCGAGGTGCTCGGGGTCCCCGCCCAGGTCCCGGTGATCACCCGCGCCTTCGCGTTCGGCGTCGAGCTGACCGTACCGCGCTTCGACGTGGCGGCCGCGCTTCCCACGACCGCACAGTGGAACGTGGGACTGGGCGTGGTCGCGGTGGTCCTGCTGGTGTCGATCTTCCTGCCGACCCGCTCGCTGCCACTCGTCTACCTGCTCCGGCTCCTCGCGGCGGTGCAGGTGTCGTCGCAGATCGTCTTCGCGCTGTTCGCCCCGGCGTTCCCCTACGACGTGGGCGGAATGACCGAGACGCTCTTGCTGGCGAACCTGTTCGTGATCGGACTGGTGCCCGTGATCATGGGATTCGCCTACAACCCGCTGGCCTACGGGTGGTCGCAACGACTGGCCGCGGCGCTGCTACCCATGGCGCACCTCGCGGTCACGGTCCCTCTTCTGTACGTGGCGCACGCCTGGATCCTGCACCACGGATCGCTGCTGTGGATGCCGCTGCTGTTCTGGGCCTTCGGCCTGGTGTTGAGCGTGTTCTCGATCGTGGCGTTCTACGGGTGGGCCGTGAGCTGGCCCCACGCGGTCCGGGCACGGCCGCGGCGACGTCTACGGCAGCCCCGCGTCCTGGGCACCGTGCTGCTGACCTTGGTCGTCGTTCCCGCGACCGCCGCGGCCGACGACACGGTCGAGTCGATCCAGCTCGGGCTGGACGTCGGGCGCTACACCGAGGACCTCGGCGGGGCCGAGAGCGGCTTCGTGGCCTACACCCGCGAGCGCTCGGGCGTGGATCGCTGGCGCTTCGACCTGGGTTTCGCCTCGCGCTTCGACGACACCGGGCTCGGTGTCGGAGCGTCGTACGGCCGTCACCTCGGCGCGAACACGCTGGTGTCGGCGGGGCTCAGCACGGGCGGCGGCGACGTCGTCCAACCCGACCTGCGCTTCGACATGGGACTGCGGCGCACCGCGCTCCTCGACGGGCGCCTGCTCGTCGACCTGGGCTACACGCACATCGAGAACAAGGGCGACAACAGCAGCGACGGGGTCGGCGCGGGCCTGCTCTACTCGCTCGGCGGCGGCTGGTCGGTGGGTGCCGACGGGCGTGTCGACATCGGCCAGCCGGGGGACACCCAGGGCCACACGGTCGCCGTGTCGCTCCTCTACGGGATCTACCGCAAGCTCTACCTGTCGGCCCGGGCCGAGACGGGCCGCGTGGCCTACCTGCTGGTCGGTCCCTCCGACGCCCTCGTCGAGTTCGACAGCCGCGGTCTCCGGCTCGGCGCCACGTGGTACGTGCAGGAGGACCGCGGGGTGGGCGTGGAATTCTCGGTGCTCGACACCGAGGTCTACGACCTCACCAACGTCGGGCTGCGCGCCTTCCGCGAATGGTAG
- a CDS encoding acyl-CoA carboxylase subunit beta translates to MSEETIRDLHRRRAESYAGGGEKRIEKQHAAGKLTARERLSLLFDPDTFQEMNLHLRHRATNFGLDRKEFPGEGVVTGFGSVDDRPVYVASQDFTVGGGSVGEGTAHKIVEVMDAALQTGDPFLFINDGGGARIQEGVDALSGYGDIFYRNVLLSGVVPQISLIMGPCAGGAAYSPALTDFVIMVRGESQMFITGPKVIKEVTGEDIDAESLGGADAHGTHSGVAHFVVDSDEEGIALAKRLLTFLPSNNTEDPPFDPSSWDGEVVSDPELNEIVPTDPRQAYDIRDVIRRVIDNADFVEILEQFAPNIVTGLARIEGRVVGVIGNQPKVRAGVLDIDASSKGARFVRFCNAFNIPLVTFVDVPGFLPGVSQEQGGIIKHGSKMLFAYASATCPKLTVVLRKAYGGAYLAMCAKSMGADRICAWPAAEIAVMGAEGAVNILYRREINEAEDPVAERAKRIAEYRELFANPYVAAGRGLVDDVIEPADTRLYLATSLQVLRSKRELRPQKKHGLIQL, encoded by the coding sequence ATGAGCGAGGAGACGATCCGCGACCTTCACCGACGCCGCGCCGAGTCCTACGCGGGCGGGGGCGAGAAGCGCATCGAGAAGCAGCACGCGGCCGGCAAACTCACCGCGCGCGAGCGCCTGAGCCTGCTCTTCGACCCCGACACCTTCCAGGAGATGAACCTCCACCTGCGGCACCGCGCCACGAACTTCGGGCTCGACCGCAAGGAGTTCCCCGGCGAAGGCGTGGTCACCGGTTTCGGATCGGTCGACGACCGCCCGGTCTACGTGGCCAGCCAGGACTTCACCGTGGGCGGCGGCAGCGTGGGCGAGGGCACCGCGCACAAGATCGTCGAGGTCATGGACGCCGCGCTGCAGACGGGCGACCCCTTCCTGTTCATCAACGACGGCGGCGGCGCGCGGATCCAGGAGGGCGTCGACGCCCTCAGCGGCTACGGCGACATCTTCTACCGCAACGTGCTGCTCTCGGGCGTGGTCCCGCAGATCAGCCTGATCATGGGACCCTGCGCCGGCGGCGCGGCCTACTCGCCCGCCCTGACCGACTTCGTGATCATGGTCCGGGGCGAATCGCAGATGTTCATCACCGGCCCGAAGGTGATCAAGGAGGTCACCGGCGAGGACATCGACGCGGAGTCGCTCGGCGGCGCCGACGCCCACGGAACACATTCGGGAGTGGCCCACTTCGTCGTGGACAGCGACGAAGAGGGAATCGCGCTGGCCAAGCGTCTGCTCACCTTCCTGCCCAGCAACAACACCGAGGACCCGCCTTTCGATCCGTCGTCGTGGGACGGCGAGGTCGTCAGCGACCCCGAGCTGAACGAGATCGTCCCGACCGATCCGCGGCAGGCCTACGACATCCGCGACGTGATCCGGCGCGTGATCGACAACGCCGACTTCGTCGAGATCCTCGAGCAGTTCGCGCCGAACATCGTCACCGGTCTGGCGCGGATCGAGGGCCGGGTGGTGGGCGTGATCGGCAACCAGCCGAAGGTCCGCGCCGGCGTGCTGGACATCGACGCCTCGTCGAAGGGCGCGCGCTTCGTGCGCTTCTGCAACGCCTTCAACATTCCGCTGGTCACCTTCGTCGACGTGCCCGGCTTCCTTCCGGGGGTGTCGCAGGAACAGGGTGGAATCATCAAACACGGCAGCAAGATGCTCTTCGCCTATGCCTCGGCCACCTGCCCCAAGCTGACCGTGGTGCTGCGCAAGGCCTACGGCGGGGCCTACCTGGCCATGTGCGCCAAGAGCATGGGTGCCGACCGGATCTGCGCCTGGCCCGCCGCCGAGATCGCGGTCATGGGCGCCGAGGGTGCGGTGAACATCCTGTACCGACGCGAGATCAACGAGGCCGAGGACCCGGTGGCCGAACGGGCGAAGCGGATCGCCGAGTACCGCGAGCTGTTCGCGAATCCCTACGTGGCGGCCGGGCGTGGACTCGTGGACGACGTGATCGAGCCGGCCGACACGCGCCTGTACCTGGCCACCTCGCTGCAGGTCCTGCGCAGCAAACGCGAGCTGCGGCCGCAGAAGAAGCACGGCCTCATCCAGCTGTAG
- a CDS encoding OadG family transporter subunit — MEHTAITSTSDAVTLAVVGFLIVFMVLALTATLVWLVGRFDLRWQRHEQVTEQQRTDREPTIDATTAVIIAAAVATYLGGRARIRSVRRLIPAAGEPSTWSAQGRATLLGSHAISGRHGSSRHP; from the coding sequence ATGGAGCACACCGCGATCACCAGCACTTCGGACGCCGTGACCCTGGCCGTGGTCGGCTTCCTGATCGTGTTCATGGTGCTGGCCCTCACGGCGACCCTGGTCTGGCTGGTGGGCCGTTTCGACCTCCGGTGGCAACGCCACGAGCAGGTCACCGAGCAGCAGCGGACCGACCGGGAGCCCACGATCGACGCGACCACGGCGGTGATCATCGCGGCCGCCGTCGCCACGTACCTCGGGGGCCGGGCACGCATCCGCTCGGTCCGGCGTCTGATCCCCGCCGCGGGCGAGCCCAGCACCTGGTCGGCCCAGGGTCGCGCCACCCTGCTCGGTTCGCACGCGATCTCCGGCCGCCACGGTTCCTCGCGTCACCCATGA
- a CDS encoding biotin/lipoyl-containing protein, whose amino-acid sequence MKLKITVHGVAYEVEVEVLDAGDGFAAPSALPPVAPRPGTSPTPAPSNPAPAAPKPAEATPAPSGDSKGTVNSPIAGTVVEVRCSVGDQVDKDQVLIVVDAMKMHTSIASPLAGKVAAVKVGVGDAVRENQPLVEIG is encoded by the coding sequence ATGAAGCTGAAGATCACCGTCCACGGAGTCGCCTACGAGGTCGAGGTCGAAGTCCTCGACGCCGGAGACGGATTCGCCGCTCCCTCGGCCCTGCCTCCCGTCGCTCCGCGCCCGGGAACGAGCCCCACTCCGGCGCCGTCGAATCCCGCGCCGGCGGCGCCGAAGCCGGCCGAGGCCACCCCCGCCCCGTCGGGCGACAGCAAGGGAACGGTGAACTCGCCGATCGCCGGAACGGTCGTCGAGGTCCGCTGCTCGGTCGGGGATCAGGTCGACAAGGACCAGGTGCTGATCGTGGTCGACGCCATGAAGATGCACACGTCGATCGCCTCGCCGCTGGCGGGGAAGGTGGCCGCGGTGAAGGTCGGCGTGGGCGATGCGGTGCGCGAGAACCAGCCGCTCGTCGAGATCGGGTAG
- a CDS encoding sodium ion-translocating decarboxylase subunit beta yields MDILLDFLQAGAIGNMTWGNFVMLIVGCVFIYLAITKDYEPLLLVPIGFGILVGNIPMSEGMGIGVYEPGSVLSILYLGVSQGWYPPLIFLGIGAMTDFSSLIGNPRLVLLGAAAQAGIYITFLGAILMGFDAEHAAAIGIIGGADGPTAIFLSSKMAPDYLGAIAIAAYSYMALVPVIQPPIVKLLTSRRERLIRMSPSRPVSKRTRILFPIVGFLLTTMLAPGAIPLLGMLFFGNLLKESGVTERLAKTARTAFVDVITILLGLTVGTSTDATRFLTPQSIQIFMLGAASFAIATAAGVMFAKGLNLVVRDKINPIIGAAGVSAVPDSARVCQMMGAKEDPQNFLIMHAMAPNVSGVIGSAVAAGVFLATFAR; encoded by the coding sequence ATGGACATCCTCCTGGACTTCCTGCAGGCCGGCGCGATCGGCAACATGACGTGGGGCAACTTCGTCATGCTCATCGTCGGTTGCGTGTTCATCTATCTGGCGATCACCAAGGACTACGAACCCCTGCTGCTCGTCCCGATCGGATTCGGGATCCTCGTCGGCAACATTCCCATGTCCGAGGGCATGGGGATCGGGGTCTACGAACCGGGCAGCGTGCTGTCGATCCTGTACCTGGGCGTGAGCCAGGGGTGGTACCCGCCGCTGATCTTCCTGGGCATCGGCGCGATGACCGATTTCTCCTCGCTGATCGGCAATCCCCGCCTGGTCCTGCTCGGGGCCGCGGCGCAGGCCGGGATCTACATCACCTTCCTCGGCGCCATCCTCATGGGTTTCGACGCCGAGCACGCCGCGGCGATCGGGATCATCGGCGGGGCCGACGGACCCACCGCGATCTTCCTGTCGTCGAAGATGGCCCCGGACTACCTGGGCGCCATCGCGATCGCGGCCTACTCGTACATGGCCCTGGTGCCGGTGATCCAACCGCCGATCGTGAAGCTGCTCACCAGCCGGCGGGAACGGCTGATCCGCATGTCGCCGAGCCGGCCGGTGAGCAAGCGCACGCGGATCCTCTTCCCGATCGTGGGCTTCCTGCTCACCACCATGCTCGCGCCGGGGGCGATTCCCCTGCTCGGCATGCTCTTCTTCGGCAACCTGCTCAAGGAGAGCGGCGTGACCGAGCGGTTGGCCAAGACGGCACGAACGGCCTTCGTCGACGTGATCACCATTCTTCTGGGCCTGACCGTGGGAACCTCGACCGACGCGACGCGGTTCCTCACGCCGCAGTCGATCCAGATCTTCATGCTGGGTGCGGCGAGCTTCGCGATCGCCACCGCGGCGGGCGTGATGTTCGCCAAGGGACTGAACCTGGTCGTGCGCGACAAGATCAACCCGATCATCGGGGCGGCGGGCGTGTCGGCGGTTCCGGACTCGGCGCGTGTGTGTCAGATGATGGGGGCCAAGGAGGACCCGCAGAACTTCCTGATCATGCACGCCATGGCGCCGAACGTGTCGGGGGTGATCGGTTCGGCCGTGGCCGCCGGCGTGTTCCTGGCGACCTTCGCTCGCTGA